The following coding sequences lie in one Polyodon spathula isolate WHYD16114869_AA chromosome 15, ASM1765450v1, whole genome shotgun sequence genomic window:
- the LOC121327914 gene encoding septin-11-like isoform X2, whose translation MASSDVTRQLLYQTQGRRNSRAQDFQKSDINVRPLSMSGHVGFDSLPDQLVSRSTSQGFCFNILCIGETGIGKSTLMDTLFNTNFENSQSTHFEPKVKLRAQTYQLQESSVQLKLTVVNTVGFGDQMNKEDSYQHVVNYIDAQFESYLQEELKIKRCLHNYHDTRVHACLYFIAPTGHSLKSLDLVTMKKLDSKVNIIPVIAKADTISKSELHKFKIKIMSELVSNGVQIYQFPIDDENVAKINTTMNSHLPFAVVGSTEEVKIGNKMVKARQYPWGVVQVENESHCDFVKLREMLICVNMEDLREQTHKRHYELYRRCKLEDMGFTDTDAENKPLSLQETYETKRQEFLFELQKREEEMRQMFVQRVKEKETELKDAERELQGKFEHLKRLHQEERMKLDEKKTMLEDEMSGFSRRKLAAELLQAQAFTGSMNIKKDKDRKNSGFM comes from the exons ATGGCCTCGAGCGATGTTACCCGACAGctg ctttatCAGACTCAGGGAAGAAGAAACAGTAGGGCTCAGGATTTTCAGAAATCG gataTAAATGTTCGTCCACTTTCCATGTCAGGACATGTTGGCTTCGACAGCTTGCCAGATCAGCTGGTCAGCAGATCAACCAGTCAAGGATTCTGTTTCAACATTCTCTGCATTG GAGAGACTGGAATTGGCAAGTCTACCTTAATGGATACTTTGTTCAACACAAACTTTGAGAACTCTCAGTCAACACATTTCGAACCCAAAGTTAAATTGAGAGCACAGACCTATCAGCTTCAGGAGAGCAGTGTCCAATTAAAACTAACAGTTGTCAATACTGTAGGATTTGGGGACCAGATGAACAAAGAAGACAG CTATCAGCATGTGGTTAACTACATCGATGCACAGTTTGAATCGTATCTGCAGGAAGAGCTGAAGATTAAACGCTGTCTGCACAATTACCACGACACTCGTGTTCATGCTTGTCTGTATTTCATCGCACCTACTGGTCATTCTTTAAAGTCTTTGGATTTAGTGACCATGAAGAAACTTGACTCCAAG gTCAACATCATCCCTGTGATTGCCAAGGCAGATACAATCTCCAAGAGCGAGCTTCATAAATTTAAGATAAAGATCATGAGTGAACTTGTCAGTAATGGAGTCCAGATTTATCAGTTTCCCATAGATGATGAGAACGTAGCAAAAATCAATACTACCATGAAC AGCCATCTTCCATTCGCTGTGGTTGGTAGCACAGAGGAAGTGAAGATTGGAAATAAAATGGTGAAAGCTCGACAGTACCCATGGGGTGTTGTGCAAG tggaAAATGAGAGCCACTGTGACTTTGTCAAACTTCGAGAAATGCTGATCTGTGTGAATATGGAAGACCTGAGGGAGCAGACCCACAAACGGCACTATGAGCTTTATCGGCGCTGCAAACTGGAGGACATGGGCTTTACAGACACAGATGCTGAAAACAAGCCACTCAG CCTGCAGGAGACATATGAAACAAAGCGCCAAGAATTCCTTTTTGAACTGcagaagagggaggaggagatgAGACAGATGTTTGTGCAGCGAGTCAAGGAGAAGGAGACCGAGCTCAAGGATGCTGAGAGAGAG CTTCAAGGGAAGTTTGAGCACCTGAAAAGATTGCATCAAGAGGAAAGAATGAAACTAgatgagaaaaaaacaatgcttgaAGATGAAATGTCTGGTTTTAGTAGAAGAAAACTTGCAGCTGAGCTCCTTCAGGCGCAGGCATTTACAGGCAGTATGAATATTAAAAAGGACAAAGATCGCAAAAA
- the LOC121327913 gene encoding uncharacterized protein LOC121327913, which produces MATECTQDAVLQFLTERGGKVRNVDLIDKFKPFILNDPAKKALAKERFKEFVDTVGFVKVENDVKYVCLKKKYRDTLKQRVAKQTDGDSAGSGIKGGPGTSIQEFNTSQCPKNNADCSRGFGNGWPAESDRTGGADFDDGSALLSKPVGGEASLNNTANDVAKHEIFVPEWDYGTNKAAHRIRPDDSANISEDKSLTLSQVKPAVAAASSIDRNSKLCSDLDNTGVSEMGNTNTGSSTNINADSCNRQRDIAVTEASPLPTEVKCHIFAIPENKNAERIKEGCFSQPVEECSTSVNLASGTAPLCCGAGNEEPVSQHTADSKGADGEADKSNLELRDSKDDLHQDCKGALLAEIPNRRQSSRNVFQHTLLASREQQSGKLAEDSSAYSQPDSSCAFGSESGGSTPKGSRKIFRDMMMNNSPQLRRSMALKTPGSLLPRQKDSMKSESDSVSLVSSADEDSRSLALDPMEHEWMMCASDGQWESLNRLLACDPNLVIKRDFVTGFTCLHWAAKHGKQELIALLVNFAKQHAVPLNINTRSSAGYTPLHLAAMHNHEQVVKLLVGAYDADVDIRDYSGKKAWQYLRENVGGDILDIVGAAEHSDADNLGNGAGRWRLSKVLPSNLLSYKLLNLPEDDSCVDGAAVKPKSVYRKTSMSRIRPKLKQIRFKTQIIHSSFFKETEDEERPLKSPAKSRPKSNLFG; this is translated from the coding sequence ATGGCGACTGAATGCACCCAGGACGCGGTTTTACAGTTTCTGACTGAGAGAGGGGGCAAAGTGAGAAACGTGGATCTCATAGATAAATTCAAACCCTTCATTTTGAACGACCCTGCCAAGAAAGCTCTGGCAAAGGAAAGGTTCAAGGAGTTCGTGGACACCGTTGGGTTTGTGAAGGTTGAAAACGACGTGAAGTACgtttgtctgaaaaaaaagtacaggGATACGTTGAAACAGCGCGTTGCGAAACAGACAGATGGAGACAGTGCTGGCAGTGGAATAAAAGGTGGCCCTGGTACTTCTATTCAGGAATTTAACACAAGCCAGTGCCCTAAGAACAATGCAGACTGTAGTCGTGGATTTGGTAATGGGTGGCCGGCAGAATCTGATAGAACAGGCGGAGCAGATTTTGACGATGGAAGTGCTCTCCTGTCAAAGCCTGTTGGTGGTGAAGCTAGTTTAAACAATACCGCAAACGATGTTGCAAAACACGAAATATTTGTACCTGAGTGGGATTACGGAACTAACAAAGCTGCACATAGAATACGGCCAGACGATTCTGCAAATATTTCTGAAGATAAATCGTTAACATTGTCACAAGTCAAGCCAGCCGTCGCAGCTGCCTCATCTATCGACCGAAATTCTAAACTTTGTAGTGATTTGGATAACACGGGTGTGTCAGAAATGGGGAACACAAATACCGGCTCATCTACGAACATTAATGCTGATAGTTGTAATCGCCAAAGAGATATAGCAGTGACAGAAGCTTCTCCATTGCCCACAGAAGTCAAATGTCACATATTTGCAATTCCTGAAAATAAAAACGCAGAAAGAATTAAAGAGGGGTGTTTTTCTCAGCCTGTTGAAGAATGCAGCACGTCTGTTAACTTGGCATCAGGTACTGCTCCACTCTGCTGCGGTGCTGGAAATGAAGAACCTGTGAGCCAGCACACTGCAGATTCTAAGGGTGCAGATGGGGAAGCTGACAAAAGCAACCTTGAGTTGAGGGATAGCAAAGATGATTTACATCAAGACTGTAAAGGTGCGCTCTTGGCAGAGATTCCGAACAGGAGACAAAGCTCAAGAAATGTTTTTCAGCATACCCTGCTGGCCAGCAGAGAACAGCAGTCTGGTAAGCTGGCTGAAGATAGCTCAGCATACAGTCAACCTGATTCCTCTTGTGCTTTTGGGAGTGAGAGTGGTGGTAGCACCCCTAAAGGTAGTAgaaaaatatttagagatatgaTGATGAACAATTCACCCCAACTGAGGAGGAGCATGGCTCTTAAAACCCCAGGTTCCTTGTTACCAAGACAGAAGGACTCCATGAAAAGTGAAAGTGACTCAGTCTCCCTGGTGTCCTCTGCAGATGAAGACAGCAGATCACTGGCCCTAGATCCAATGGAACATGAATGGATGATGTGTGCTTCTGATGGCCAGTGGGAAAGCCTCAATCGCTTACTGGCATGTGACCCCAACTTGGTCATCAAAAGGGACTTTGTAACTGGGTTCACTTGTCTGCACTGGGCAGCAAAACATGGCAAACAAGAACTTATAGCATTGCTTGTTAACTTTGCCAAACAGCACGCTGTACCACTGAATATTAATACTAGGTCCAGTGCAGGCTATACACCTTTACATCTAGCTGCCATGCACAACCACGAGCAAGTAGTAAAATTACTAGTGGGTGCCTATGATGCAGATGTGGACATAAGGGACTACAGTGGCAAAAAGGCTTGGCAGTATCTGCGTGAAAATGTTGGTGGAGATATCCTAGACATTGTTGGTGCTGCTGAGCATTCTGATGCTGACAATCTAGGTAATGGGGCTGGGCGCTGGAGGCTGTCAAAAGTTCTTCCTTCAAACTTGTTGTCATACAAACTGTTGAATCTTCCCGAAGATGATTCATGTGTTGATGGGGCAGCAGTAAAGCCCAAGTCCGTCTACAGGAAAACATCTATGAGCAGAATAAGGCCCAAACTAAAACAAATTAGATTTAAAACCCAAATAATCCATAGCTCCTtctttaaagaaacagaagatgAAGAAAGACCCCTGAAAAGCCCTGCTAAATCAAGACCCAAGTCTAATCTTTTTGGATGA
- the LOC121327914 gene encoding septin-11-like isoform X1: MASSDVTRQLLYQTQGRRNSRAQDFQKSDINVRPLSMSGHVGFDSLPDQLVSRSTSQGFCFNILCIGETGIGKSTLMDTLFNTNFENSQSTHFEPKVKLRAQTYQLQESSVQLKLTVVNTVGFGDQMNKEDSYQHVVNYIDAQFESYLQEELKIKRCLHNYHDTRVHACLYFIAPTGHSLKSLDLVTMKKLDSKVNIIPVIAKADTISKSELHKFKIKIMSELVSNGVQIYQFPIDDENVAKINTTMNSHLPFAVVGSTEEVKIGNKMVKARQYPWGVVQVENESHCDFVKLREMLICVNMEDLREQTHKRHYELYRRCKLEDMGFTDTDAENKPLSLQETYETKRQEFLFELQKREEEMRQMFVQRVKEKETELKDAERELQGKFEHLKRLHQEERMKLDEKKTMLEDEMSGFSRRKLAAELLQAQAFTGSMNIKKDKDRKKSWPSL, from the exons ATGGCCTCGAGCGATGTTACCCGACAGctg ctttatCAGACTCAGGGAAGAAGAAACAGTAGGGCTCAGGATTTTCAGAAATCG gataTAAATGTTCGTCCACTTTCCATGTCAGGACATGTTGGCTTCGACAGCTTGCCAGATCAGCTGGTCAGCAGATCAACCAGTCAAGGATTCTGTTTCAACATTCTCTGCATTG GAGAGACTGGAATTGGCAAGTCTACCTTAATGGATACTTTGTTCAACACAAACTTTGAGAACTCTCAGTCAACACATTTCGAACCCAAAGTTAAATTGAGAGCACAGACCTATCAGCTTCAGGAGAGCAGTGTCCAATTAAAACTAACAGTTGTCAATACTGTAGGATTTGGGGACCAGATGAACAAAGAAGACAG CTATCAGCATGTGGTTAACTACATCGATGCACAGTTTGAATCGTATCTGCAGGAAGAGCTGAAGATTAAACGCTGTCTGCACAATTACCACGACACTCGTGTTCATGCTTGTCTGTATTTCATCGCACCTACTGGTCATTCTTTAAAGTCTTTGGATTTAGTGACCATGAAGAAACTTGACTCCAAG gTCAACATCATCCCTGTGATTGCCAAGGCAGATACAATCTCCAAGAGCGAGCTTCATAAATTTAAGATAAAGATCATGAGTGAACTTGTCAGTAATGGAGTCCAGATTTATCAGTTTCCCATAGATGATGAGAACGTAGCAAAAATCAATACTACCATGAAC AGCCATCTTCCATTCGCTGTGGTTGGTAGCACAGAGGAAGTGAAGATTGGAAATAAAATGGTGAAAGCTCGACAGTACCCATGGGGTGTTGTGCAAG tggaAAATGAGAGCCACTGTGACTTTGTCAAACTTCGAGAAATGCTGATCTGTGTGAATATGGAAGACCTGAGGGAGCAGACCCACAAACGGCACTATGAGCTTTATCGGCGCTGCAAACTGGAGGACATGGGCTTTACAGACACAGATGCTGAAAACAAGCCACTCAG CCTGCAGGAGACATATGAAACAAAGCGCCAAGAATTCCTTTTTGAACTGcagaagagggaggaggagatgAGACAGATGTTTGTGCAGCGAGTCAAGGAGAAGGAGACCGAGCTCAAGGATGCTGAGAGAGAG CTTCAAGGGAAGTTTGAGCACCTGAAAAGATTGCATCAAGAGGAAAGAATGAAACTAgatgagaaaaaaacaatgcttgaAGATGAAATGTCTGGTTTTAGTAGAAGAAAACTTGCAGCTGAGCTCCTTCAGGCGCAGGCATTTACAGGCAGTATGAATATTAAAAAGGACAAAGATCGCAAAAA GAGCTGGCCTTCGTTATGA
- the LOC121327914 gene encoding septin-11-like isoform X3 gives MASSDVTRQLDINVRPLSMSGHVGFDSLPDQLVSRSTSQGFCFNILCIGETGIGKSTLMDTLFNTNFENSQSTHFEPKVKLRAQTYQLQESSVQLKLTVVNTVGFGDQMNKEDSYQHVVNYIDAQFESYLQEELKIKRCLHNYHDTRVHACLYFIAPTGHSLKSLDLVTMKKLDSKVNIIPVIAKADTISKSELHKFKIKIMSELVSNGVQIYQFPIDDENVAKINTTMNSHLPFAVVGSTEEVKIGNKMVKARQYPWGVVQVENESHCDFVKLREMLICVNMEDLREQTHKRHYELYRRCKLEDMGFTDTDAENKPLSLQETYETKRQEFLFELQKREEEMRQMFVQRVKEKETELKDAERELQGKFEHLKRLHQEERMKLDEKKTMLEDEMSGFSRRKLAAELLQAQAFTGSMNIKKDKDRKKSWPSL, from the exons ATGGCCTCGAGCGATGTTACCCGACAGctg gataTAAATGTTCGTCCACTTTCCATGTCAGGACATGTTGGCTTCGACAGCTTGCCAGATCAGCTGGTCAGCAGATCAACCAGTCAAGGATTCTGTTTCAACATTCTCTGCATTG GAGAGACTGGAATTGGCAAGTCTACCTTAATGGATACTTTGTTCAACACAAACTTTGAGAACTCTCAGTCAACACATTTCGAACCCAAAGTTAAATTGAGAGCACAGACCTATCAGCTTCAGGAGAGCAGTGTCCAATTAAAACTAACAGTTGTCAATACTGTAGGATTTGGGGACCAGATGAACAAAGAAGACAG CTATCAGCATGTGGTTAACTACATCGATGCACAGTTTGAATCGTATCTGCAGGAAGAGCTGAAGATTAAACGCTGTCTGCACAATTACCACGACACTCGTGTTCATGCTTGTCTGTATTTCATCGCACCTACTGGTCATTCTTTAAAGTCTTTGGATTTAGTGACCATGAAGAAACTTGACTCCAAG gTCAACATCATCCCTGTGATTGCCAAGGCAGATACAATCTCCAAGAGCGAGCTTCATAAATTTAAGATAAAGATCATGAGTGAACTTGTCAGTAATGGAGTCCAGATTTATCAGTTTCCCATAGATGATGAGAACGTAGCAAAAATCAATACTACCATGAAC AGCCATCTTCCATTCGCTGTGGTTGGTAGCACAGAGGAAGTGAAGATTGGAAATAAAATGGTGAAAGCTCGACAGTACCCATGGGGTGTTGTGCAAG tggaAAATGAGAGCCACTGTGACTTTGTCAAACTTCGAGAAATGCTGATCTGTGTGAATATGGAAGACCTGAGGGAGCAGACCCACAAACGGCACTATGAGCTTTATCGGCGCTGCAAACTGGAGGACATGGGCTTTACAGACACAGATGCTGAAAACAAGCCACTCAG CCTGCAGGAGACATATGAAACAAAGCGCCAAGAATTCCTTTTTGAACTGcagaagagggaggaggagatgAGACAGATGTTTGTGCAGCGAGTCAAGGAGAAGGAGACCGAGCTCAAGGATGCTGAGAGAGAG CTTCAAGGGAAGTTTGAGCACCTGAAAAGATTGCATCAAGAGGAAAGAATGAAACTAgatgagaaaaaaacaatgcttgaAGATGAAATGTCTGGTTTTAGTAGAAGAAAACTTGCAGCTGAGCTCCTTCAGGCGCAGGCATTTACAGGCAGTATGAATATTAAAAAGGACAAAGATCGCAAAAA GAGCTGGCCTTCGTTATGA